CATGATCCGCCGCCGCGCGAACGGCCGTGATAGCGGCGAGCACTGTGGCCGCTTCGTCGTGGGCGGGGATGACCACGAGGACATCGAGTTCTGGGGCGGCGGCGGCACTCACGTGCTTGAGTCTAGGCGGTGCTCGTGGCTCAAGGTGTCACTGCGCTGTTGAGTCTTGGTCCTGTTCCTGGAGCAGGGCGGTGAGTGCCTGTTTGTGCCCGGTGTAGGCATCGCGACCGAGCTCGGAGAGGGACAGCATCAGGCGTGAGCGTCCCGCCCGCACGAACGGCTCTTCTGTCACGTATCTCGCGGAGACGAGCTGGGTCAGTTGTTTGCTCAGCGCCGACTTGGACAGTCCGGTGCGCTCCTGGATCTCCGCAAATTCGATTCCCTTCGCCTGCGAGAGCATGGCGCAGATGCGCAGCCGGTGAGCAGCGTGGATGAGCGGGTCAAAGCGCGGTTCAGGCCCCTCGGCTTCAGACCCCACGAGGCCGCCGCTGATAGGCGATGCTGACTCCGAGGAGCCCTGCGGCGAGGATGGCACCGGCTGCCAGCCAGACCCAGCCACCGAGGATGCTGTCCAGAGCGATCGCGGCTACGGGGATGGCGCCGGCCGCCAATCCGGATAGCAGCATCGGACGCCAGGGGAGGCGAATGCCCTGGTATCCGGGGTGGTTCAGTCCCACGGCCCCGGCAAGCCCGCCGATTCCGATCGTCAGCATCAGGATCAGCGAGACCTGGAGGATTCTCGTTGCACCACTGAGATCCTCCAGCGCGTTCAACCCGAGCGCCCCGAAGATCAGTGCCGCGATGGCAGGCAGATACCAGGGAGGAAGGGGGCGGTAGATCGTGGCTCGCTCCTCCTGCTCAGCCGCATCGAGTGCGCGACGCGCCTCCTCGGGAGTAGGAGCTGATCCTGTTGTTTCCATGCAGGAAACAGTACAGGTGTTTCCATCCTGGAAACAAGAGGTTTTTCGCTGTGTTTCTCGTCGCGCCCTTGACCATGGAGGAATTTCCGCAGTGCTTCAGGCCTTGGACCGTGCATGACCTCCGATGTAGAAGAACCAACACTGCCCGCCGACCGCACCGCGCTGATCGTCGGGGCCTCTGGCATCACCGGATCCGCTGTCGCCCGGCAGCTCGTCGCCGAGGGGTGGGACGTGCTGGCCCTGTCCCGGAGTGCCGTCTCCGCTCCGGGCGTGCGCGGGGTTGCTGCCAATCTTCGCGATCCCGAGAGCCTCGCCACCGCGCTGGCCGAGCACCGGCCGACGCACGTGTTCTTCAGCGCCTGGCAGAAGCAGGACACCGAGGCGGAGAACATCAGGGTCAACGGCGCCATGCTGCGTGACCTCTTGGCAGCGCTGAAGCACGCGCCGCTGCAGCATGTTTCCATCGTGACCGGACTCAAGCACTATCTCGGCCCCTTCGAGGCCTACGCCGCCGGAGCCACCCCCGATACTCCCTTCCACGAAGAGGAGCCGCGACTGGAGACCCCGAACTTCTACTACGCGCATGAGGATGAGCTCTTCGCCGCGGCGGAGCGTCAGGGCTTCACCTGGTCCGTGCACCGGGCGCACACCATCATCGGCCACGCCGTGGGCAACGCCATGAACATGGGCCTGACCATCGCCGTTCAGGCGACGCTCGCCAAAGAGCTGGATCTCGACTTCGTGTTCCCCGGCAGCGAGCAGCAGTGGAACGGGCTCACCGATGTGACCGACGCAGGGCTGCTCGCCGAGCAGATGATCTGGGCTTCCACGGACCCTGCCGGGGCGAACGAACCCTTCAACATCGTCAACGGGGACGTGTTCCGGTGGCGCTGGATGTGGCCGCGGCTCGCGGCTGATCTCGGTGTGGCCCCTGAGCGCGTGATCGGATTCTCCGAGGCGCCGCGTCCGTTGGAGGAGCAGATGGCGCCGCACGAGGCGGCATGGCCCGCGATTGCGGAGAAGCACGGTCTCATCGAGTCCGATATCCAGCGACTGGCCTCCTGGTGGCACACCGACGCCGATCTGGGGCGTGAGATGGAGGTCGTCACAGATATGGGCAAGAGCCGCGACGCTGGGTTCCTGTCCCACCGCCGCACCGAGCAGGCCTTCAAGGACCTGTTCGTCCGCTACCGCGCGGACCGCGTCATCCCCTAGACCGCGAGAGCAGTGCCGCGTTCGGCGCGCTGATTCGCGCCGTGGCATGACGAACGCCCCGCCGCAGGGGAACTCGGGGAGTTCCTCTGGGACGGGGCGTGCGTTCTGTGCTGCTCGGGTCGCTCAGAACCTCATGCTCAGGAGGCGTTCTCCAGCGAGGCGATGTCGATGACGGCGCGGTAGCGCACGTCGCCCGAGACGACCTTGTCGTAGTACTCGGCGACCTGATCGGCCTGGATCAGCTCAGTGGTGGCCGTGATGCCGTGCTTGGCGCAGAAGTCCAGCATCTCCTGGGTCTCCGGGAGACCGCCGACCATGGAGCCGGCGTAGTTCCGGCGCATGGTGAGCAGCGAGAACATCTGGAAGGACTGCTCCTCGCTGGGGGCTCCGACGTTGACCATGGTCCCGCCGCGGCCCAGCAGGCCGAGGAAGGAGTCAAGGCTGACGGATGCGCCCACGGTGTTGATGATCAGGTCGAAGGTTCCGGCCAGCTCCTGGAACGCGCTGCCGTCCGCGGTGGCGCGGTAGGAGGTGGCGCCGAAGCTGAGTCCGTCTTCCTTCTTGCTGTCGGTGCGGCTGAGCACGGTGACCTCAGCGCCCATGGCGGCGGCGATCTTGACCGCGATGTGCCCCAGTCCGCCCATGCCGATCACACCGACCTTCACGCCCGGACCGGCGCCGTAGCGCTTCAGCGGGGCGTAGGTGGTGATCCCGGCGCAGAGCAGCGGGGTGGTCGAGGCGGCGTCCATGCCCTCGGGGATGCGCAGCACGAAGTGGTCACGGACCACGATCTGCTGGCTGTATCCGCCATGGGTGGTCTCACCGTCCTTGTCCTGACCGTTGTAGGTCGCGACGACGCCCTGGCTGCAGAACTGCTCCTCGCCGGCCTTGCAGGCCTCGCACTCCATGCAGGAATCAGCGAAGCAGCCGACGCCGACGGTGTCACCGACGGTGAACTCGGAGACGTCAGCCCCGACCTCGACCACGTCGCCGATGATCTCGTGCCCCGGAGTCATCGGGTAGCTGGCGCCGCCCCATTCGTTGCGGACCTGGTGGATGTCGGTGTGGCAGATGCCCGCATAGCGGATGGCGATGCGCACGTCATCGGCGCGCACGCTGCGACGCTCGAGCGGACGGCGGGTGAAGTCACCTTCGGCGCTGTCGGCCTGAAGTGCGGTGATGGTCGTAGTCATAGGGTGTTCCTTCGTGTGGTGGCGCAGTGATGCGCGGTGAAAGTGTCAGGAGACGCCGCAGGGCCGCGGCGGGCGATGGAGGCGCGCCGCGGCCCTGCAGGCGTGTGCTGGACCGATGTGGTCTGAGCGGATCAGCTCTCGAAGGTGGCGTCCAGAGTGATCTCCACTCCGGTGAGCGCCTTGCTGACCGGGCAGCCGGTCTTGGCTTCTTCAGCGGACTTCAGGAAGGTGTCCTCGTCGATGCCGCTGACCTCACCGTGGACGATCAGCTTGATGCCGGTGAGCTTGAAGCCGCCGTCGGGATCGGCGCCGAGGGAGACCTCGGCGCGGACGTCCAGAGATTCCACGGTGCCGCCGGCGCCGGAGAGCACGGCAGAGAGCTGCATGGCATAGCAGGAGGAGTGTGCCGCGGCGATGAGCTCCTCGGGGCTGGTGTTGCCGTTGGCCTCTTCTGCTGAGCGCTTCGGGAACGACACGTCATAGGTGCCGATCTTGGAGCTGCTGAGCTCGACCTGGCCGGAGCCCTCTTCGAGTGATCCGTTCCAGGCAGTGCGTGCTGTACGTGTAGGCATGATGGTTCTCCTTCGATTCATGTGCTCAGTGCGGGTGTGCATCGAGCTGGTCTGTGTCAGTTTCTCGGCTGCGGCCTGACGCCGCCTGGACGTCGCTCAGCCGCGCAGGAAGGTCAGGAGCTGCTCGTTGACCTCCTGGGCGTGGGTCCAGAGCATGCCGTGGGGAGCGCCTTCGATCTCGTGGTACTTCGCCGAGGGAAGGGCCTCATGGAAGGGTCGACCGGTGGAGTCGATGGGCAAGATGTTGTCTGCCGTGCCGTGGACGATCAGCGCGGAGACCTCGGAGCTTCCGAGGGCGACGACGTCGTCTCTGAAGTCCGTGAGCCAGGTCGGCTGCGCCCAGATCGAGGCATGCGGTGACGCCGCGTAGGCGAGCCCCTTGTTCGCGGCCAGCGCCTCCTCGCTGAGTCGACCACCGAGGTTCTCCTCCGCGTTGAAGAAATCGTTGAAGAAGCTCGTGAAGAAGGCGTAGCGGTCGGTGCTGACGGCCTCGAAGAGTCCGTCGAACACGTCCTGCGGGACGCCTGTGGGATTGTCCTCGGTCTGCAGCAGGAAGGGCTGGAGTGAGCCGAGGAAGACGGCTTTGTCCACCCGCTGGGTCCCGTGGTTCTTCAGGTAGCGGGCGACCTCGCCGGTGCCCATGGAGAAGCCGACCAGCGCGGCGTCGCGGAGATCGAGCGCCTCCATGACTGCGTGGAGATCTGCGGCGTAGGTGTCGTAGTCGTGGCCCGTGGTGGGGCGAGAGGACTTTCCGAATCCGCGGCGGTCATAGGTGATGACTCGGTATCCGGCGTCCAGCAGAGCTGCCGTCTGCTTCTCCCAGGATGATCCATCCAGGGGATAGCCGTGGATGAGCACCACTGGCTGACCTGAGCCGTGGTCCTCGTAGTAGAGGGAGATGTCTGTGCTGTTCTCGGTTCCGACGGTGACGTGCGACAAGTCAGTTCCTCCTTCAGTCCGGAGAACGTTCGTTCTCCACTGCTCTCACCATAGGAGAACCATCGTTCTCTGGCAAGTACACTGGGATGACAGCACCATGAAGAGCAACGGAAATCGAGGGAAAGAGAAGGGTCGCCAATGACGCGTCAGGGGGACGCAGGACTGCGCGAATCGGGGGATCTCCAGCTGCGCCGAGCAGTCATCGAATCGGCGGATTCCCTGTACTACGCCCACGGCTTCCGCGCGGTGGGCATGGACGCGCTGCGCCAACACGCAGGGGTCTCGCTGAAGCTGATCTACCGGCTCTTCCCCTCCAAGGAGTCCATCGTTCTGGCAGTGCTGGACTACCGCCACCAGATCTGGGCCGGGGAGGTCACCGCCGCCGTCGAGCGTGCCGAATCTCCCAGAGAGCGTCTGCTGGCGATCTATGACTACCTCGCCGGGTGGTTCCGCTCCGAGAACTTCCGCGGCTGCGTCTTCATCAACGCCTTCGGTGAACTCGCCACCGAGTCCCCCGCGGTGGCGGCCAAGGCCGCCGAGCACAAGCGGGACTTCCGCGACTACATGGACCAGCTCGCCATCGATGCCGGGTTCTCCGCCGAGCTGGGCGACCAGCTGATGCTGCTCGCCGAAGGCGCCCAGGTCACCGCCGCGATCACCGGAGATGCCGCCATGGCGATGAAGGCCCGCCGCGCGGCCGAGATGCTGCTCAGCTTTGAAGAGACCCGGCCGACCGCCAGCGTCGCCGGAGGCAGCGCCGCACCTCAGAGCCATGGCGGCTGAGTCGCAGGAGCCCTCAGAGGCACAGCGCGGCTCTGGGACACAGCCTGCGGGAGAGCCCCGCTCAGGGCGGGGGTTGATCTGGGCCGCTGCCGCGCTCGGCCTGCTGAATGCGGCGCCCAGCGTCTATTGGGCCTTCGGCGGGGATGCCCTGCTGGAGACCATCGGCCAGTGGCTGATCGACCTGCGGGGCCGGTCCCCGCTGCTGATCGGCATGGGTCTGCTGGGCATCGCGCTGGGAAAATCTGCGGCGGCGGTGATCCCGCTGGTGGCGATCCACGTGCTGGCTGCCCGGCGGGTGCTGTGGTGGAACCTCTCCCGTCTCGCCGCTGTGGCGCTGATCCTCTATGGCGCGGCGGGACTGGTCATCAACCTGGTGCTGCTGCTGTTCCCCGGCCTCACCGTGGAGGATCCGACGGCGCGATGGGGCCAGGCGCTGCTCTGGTACCCGATGCTCCTGCTCTGGGGGCTGGTGCTCGGCGTCGGGCTTCATCGGTGGCGCAGGCGGGTCAGCGAGGGTGGCCCCACCCCGAGGTGAGGGTCCTTGTGCGGCTCAGAGCCACTGCCGACGCTTGAAGACCAGCCATAGCCCGAGACTCAGGCCGAGCATCAGGGCGAGGGCCAGTGGATATCCCGCGATCCAGTGAAGCTCCGGCATATGGCGGAAGTTCATGCCATAGATCGAGGCGATGAGCGTGGGCGCGAACAGTATCGCCGCCCAACCGGAGATCTTCTTGCTCTGCTCCCCCTGGGCGTAGGAGGCGTCAGCCAGACGTCGGGTGGCGTCGTTCTGTTCGATCGTCAGCAGCGTGGAGTGCAGAGCCACCGCGTTCTCCAGATGAGAGCGCAGCAGCTCGACCCGGTCGCGCATCCCCCGTGCACGGCGGATGAGGTCGCTCCAGATGGGAGAGGGGACGTTCTCAGCGCCCGAATCGGCAGCCGCGTCGACGGCTGAGTCGGCGGCGTTGGACCCGCCCTCTGTGGACAGCGCCTCCAGGGGCCGCAGAGCCCATTCGCACCGGTGGGCCTCTTGGAGCAGCTGGTAGATCTTGTGGGACAGTGCGGCATCGAGTCGGGCTTCCCGGAACAGCAGCCCCTCCATCTCTTCGACGGCATCCTCCAGCTCATCCAGGGCCGCGGGATACTCGCGCAGCACGGCGCTGATGATCCCGGAGACCGCGTCGGTCGCCGTGAGGCCAGCGGGACGGGTTCGCACCGCGTCGAGCACGTTGAGCTGCGGGAGATCCTCGGTCGCTGTCTGCACGGTGATGATGAGGTTCTTCGCCGAGAGCACCCGCAGTTCGGTGAAGCTGAACTGCTGATCAGCAGTGAGGCAGACCCGGTGCAGCACGGCGGCGACCGACTCGTAGGAGCTCGAGGGGATGGACAGCCGGCTCCGGTTGCCGGCGAGGAAGTCCAGTTCGGCTTCCTGCAGACCGAGGCCCTCGGCCGCAGCGGCGAGGTCCGGCGCGTCGTGTGCCTGGAGGTCCACCCAGAGCAGACCCCGCGACGAGCTGCGTGCCGAACCAACCGCGGAGGGTTCGACCGCGTGGACCTGTCCGTCGGCCCCGAATTCCCACATGCTGATGGACATGGTGATCAGTCCCTGACTTTCAGGCCTCGGTAGCGGTTGAGCGCCGCGTGGATCTCATGGGCGCGCGGACGTGCCAGGTGGCCCGGATGTCCGCGATGGGGGGAGAGGGACTCCAGTCCGGAGGCATCCACCTCCCGAAGCAGAGATTCCACCATGCTGGCGATATCGCTGACCCCGTCGGCGCGCTCGGCGAGCCGGTCCAGTGCCTTGGCGATGGCCTCGGTCTGGGCGGCGTCGACGAGCTGGGCGACGGCGGCCAGGTCCACGTCCTCGCGGCCGTACTGGATGGCATCCCGGCCTCGGCCGCGCGCGGGCTTGGTCTTCTTCGCCGGCCGCAGCGAGTCCTGCTGCGGGACCCGTGCCGCGGCCGTGGCGAAGATCCCGGGTGCGGTGGCTGGCGTGGCGGCGCCGGGGGCAGTGGCATCAGCCGCAGGGGCATCAGCCGCGGTGACCTCCGGGGCGGCGGGGGCGGCGTGCCGCGCCGCGATGCGGTGCGCCTCCTCGGTGACGTCGCGCAGGGTGTAGTCCTGCAGCGCGATCACCTGGTCGGCCACCTCGAAGAAGGCGCCGGAACCACCGGCGACCAGCACGGTGGAGACGCCGCGCTCGGTGAAGAGCGGGCGGACCCGGTCCACGAAGGGAGTGATCGGTTCACGCTGGGCCGGGATGAGCTCGCGCATGCGCTCGTCACGGATCATGAAGTTGGTGGCGGAGGTGTCCTCGTCGATCAGCAGCGCGCTGGCCCCTGCCTCCACGGCTTCCACCAGGTTCGTGGCCTGGGAGGTGGAGCCGGAGGCGTTGGTGCTGGAGAAGCTGCGGGTGTCCGTGCCGGAGGGCAGCCCGGAGATGAAGGGTGAGATGTCCACCCCGGCGGCGGCGCGGCCGTCCTCGGCGCGGATGGACACGGCGTCGTCGCGGGTGATGACCCATTCACGGCCGTCCCCGGAGATGTGGGGGTAGACGCCGCGTTCGATGGCCCGGAGCAGAGTGGACTTGCCGTGATACCCGCCGCCGACGATCACGCTGACGCCTTCGGGGACGCCCATCCCGGTGAGACTGCGACCGCTGGGGAGCTCGAAGCTGACCCGCAGCGATTCCGGGCTGCGGAACTGGACTGCCGCCTCTGCCAAGGGGCGGTCAGAGTCCCCCGACCTGCGGGGCAGGACCGCGCCGTCGGCCACGAAGGAGACCAGGCGTCGTGCAGCCAGCTCGGCCTGCAGCGCAGCCTGATCTCGGTAGAGCGTGACGTGGTTCTGCAGGGCGTCCTGGTCCACGCTGCCGTGGAGCAGCGCGGCCTCGGCGATCTGCGGCAGCGTCTCGGTGAGCAGCCGAGCAGCCTTGCGCCCCAGTGCCTTGCGGCCGGCGGCCGGCAGCCCGACGGCGAGACGCGCCTCGATGAACTCCTCGGTGATGAGCACGCTGGTGCGCTCGAGCACCTGCTGCCCGGGAGTGCCGATGCTGATGGCATCGCTCTCGGGCGAGGACTTGTGACTGCCCCGCAGAGCGGCGGCGAACGCCCGGGTGAGGAAGTCCCCGGTCGCGATCCGGCCTTCGCGGTCCGCGAGAAGTTCTGCGGGAAACCCCGCCTCCGCTCGGCTCAGGCGCAGTCGCATCAGGGAGGGCGGGGCGAACGGATCCACCTGCACCTTGTCCACGAAGAGCCGGAAGACTCCGAGGTCATAGGAGCCGGTCAGCTGCTTATAGGAGGCGTAGCCGCGGCCGTCCAGAGAGGTCAGTGTGCGTTGGAGCGTCTGCTGATCGTTCATGCGCCCTGAGTGTACTGGCGCTGGCGCTCGCGCTGCCCGTGGGTCAGCCGGCGAAGATCGACCCCGGAGTCGAAGCTGGAGCCGATCGCACCGGCGAACACGCCCAGGCCGGCGCTGAACCAGGCGATGTGCAGGTAGGTGGAGAGCTCTACCTTTCGGCCGATCACATTGGACATGTATTCGGCGTCGATGATGACCAGAGCGCCCAGGAAGATGACCAGCACCAGGAACAGATAGAGCACCATGATGCACACCAGCAGCGTGATCACCGTCGAGCCGTTGTAGAGCGTCACCACAGTGGCCAGACTCCGGTTCTTGGGGCGGTCCCAGAGCCCGTCGCGCAGGATGAGCCAGAAGATCATGGTCGCGACGGCGGCGAGTCCGACCAGCAGCAGACGGGTGGAGCTCAGCGCGTCGGCCATCTGCCAGATGGAGCTGTAGAAGATGCCGAAGGCGCCCGTCGCCGCACCTGCGGCCAGGGCGCTGGAGAGTTTGGGCACGGCCCGCATCGGGTCGTTGCCGAGGACCATGCCCAACACGGTGCGCGGTCCGCCGGTGAAGGTGTGGGCGAAGAGTCCCAGCGCCGCGCCGCGCTCGGTGTCCTGCCACCGGCTCCAGCGGGAGTCGTACTTCTCCGGGTCTGGGCCGGTGCCTTCGGGCAGCAGGCGCAGCAGCGAGCCGGTGAAGACCTTCTGGATCCTGCGCTTGGTGGCCCAGGCGCCCAGCGTCGGGCAGGAGACGATCGCGATGTTCTGCTCCGGAAAGATCTCGGAGATCAGCGGATGCCCCTTGGTGTGACGCGGGATCTCGGTCAGCATGATGACCGCGTCGGCGTCTTCATTCTCCTCGTCGATCTCGCGCACGGCGCTGAGATCGAGGGTGTCATCGGGGCGGATCTTGAGCATCCTGGTCTCGGAGTGCACCGAGACCTCGCCGCCGATGAGTCTGCGCGCTTCGGCGCTGAAGGACTCTTGAATGGAGTTGACCCGCCGAGTGGGCAGGCCAGGGTCAGCCAGAAGCATGATGCGGAACGTGTTCACGGATGTTGACACAGCTACAGGTGCTCCTCAGCCGGCATAGAGAGCGGTCCCGTCAGGGAGACCAAAGCCCCCGCTGGACCGACGGCCCAGCGGGGTTTCGCCCGTGGTTCCACGGGTGAGGTCACTCTAGGCGAAGAGCGGAGCGAACCCGGTCGGCAGCTGCGAGCGCAGGTCCTTGATCTCACCCTCGGAGACCGAGTCGGCGAGGGTGGAGAACACTGCCTGGACCTGGGGGAGGGCATCCTCGGTGCCGAGGTCCTCGCCCAGCTGACCGGCCACGCGACGCAGGAAGTCATCCACGTCGTCGAGCGTCTCGGTCTCAGTCTGGGAGGTCAGCGGTGCCTTCAGCTCCTCGGGAAGTTGGGCGGCAAGATCGCTTGCCTCGCCACCCTTGAGCCGCTTGCCGAGGTCCTCCAGGACGACCTTCACTAGCTGGTCGGCCTGCTCGCGGTCGCTCGGACCGCCCTTCTCGGAGACGTTCTTCAGAAATTCATCGTGGCGCATAGGGTGCTCCTTCAGTTGCTCCGGCCAGTGGGCCGTGCGCACCAACGCTTCTTCCGCTGGCGCGTGCCGCAGTCAACAGATCTGCGCACGGGCCCGTCTGACCGTTCTTCTCCACCGTAAACACGCCTGCGGGGGGTCTGTCGAACTCTAGGCCCGAGCGATGTTCCACCCGGTGCGGACCAGCGGCACCTGCAGCGGAAGGCGGGCCAGGGCGACGGCGCGGGCCCTCGGGTGGTGCCAGTACTTCTTCACGGAGTAGATGTTCGCCGGGTAGACCGCGAGCATCAGGGCTGCCGTGCACAGTCCCCCGGCGCGACGAGTGCCCGGGATCATCAGCGCGACGGCGGTGCCGAGTTCGGCGAGGCCGCTGGCGTGGGTGATCAGGCGCCGGTTGCCCAGCTGCGGCGGCACGATCGAATCGAAGGGGGCCGGGTAGAGGAAGTGCAGCGCCCCGGTGAAGCTGAGAAGGCCTGCCATCGCGACGGCCTGCTGGTTCGTGTTCATCGAGCTGGCTCTCCTGGGGTCGTCGGGGGAATCGTGCCCACGCAGTGAGACACTGAGCCCATGACTGGGGCTTTCATCCGAGTGGCACGCGGACTGTGGGGTTCCACGCATCCTGGTCCCACACTGGTGGTCACTGTACTCGCGGCCGCGCTATCGCTGGCCGCCGGGCTGAGCCTGGGGCGGATCGCGCTGCTCACGCTCGCCGTCTTCGCCGGACAGCTCTCGGTGGGCCTGTCGAATGACGCGCTCGATGCCGGGCGAGACCGTGCGGTGGGCCGGACGGACAAGCCGATCGCTCGCGGCGACATCAGCCTGCGCACGGGGTGGATTGCCGCTATCCTCGCGCTCGCCCTGGCGCTGGGGCTCTCCGCCCCGCTGGGTCTGGGAATGCTCGCCGCTCACGCGATCTTCCTCGCCTCGGCCTGGTCCTATAACGCGGGGCTGAAGGCGACACCGATCTCGATCCTGCCGTTCATCCTCGGATTCGGCGCCTTTCCCGCCTTCGCCACGCTCGCCGCCCCGGATCCGGAGCTGGCGGCCCCCTGGGCCCTGCTCGCCGGCGGCGCCCTGGGTGCCGCGATCCACCTGACCAACGTGCTGCCAGACCTCGACGACGACGCCCGCACCGGCATCTCGGGGCTGCCGCACCGGCTCGGTGCCCGCCCCTCGGCGGCGCTCGCGGCTGCTGCGGTGCTGATCGGGGCGATCGCGGTGACGGCCAGCGCGGCGGACGGGGAGATCCTCCAGGGGGACCTCGCGCAGATCCCGGTCATCTCCTGGGTGTTCTTCGCCCTGGAGGTCGCGGTCGTCCTGGTGACGCTGGTGCTCGCGGTGAAGGGGCGCTCCGGACGGGTGCTGTTTCGCCTGGTGATGCTCGCGGCGCTGCTGCTGGCCGCGCAGCTGGTCGCAGCGGGCGGCTCCCTCGCCGGCTGAGAACTCAGGCTGCGGAGTCGAAGCCCATCGCGTAGGCGCGGGCGAAGAGCCGTCCGGTGCCCGGCCCCAGCATCAGCTGCAGCCCGCCGCTGCGCAGGGTGTTCACGGTTGGCCCCACGGGTCTGCCCAGCCGAGTGTTCAGTCCGGCCAGATGCGCTGCTCGGCGCGCCGAGCGCAGCCGGTTCTGCTCCCACCGCTGCAGGCCCTCCTCCGGCGCGACTCCGGTATTGACCCATTTCGTCAGCAGCGGGGCGAGGGTGGCGGCATCGAGCAGGCCCAGGTTCATCCCCTGTCCGCCGATCGGGCTGACCTCATGGGCGGCGTCGCCGATCACCAGGAGGCGTCCGTTGCGCAGCTGTGGGGCGACGAAGCGACGCACTCCGAACCCGGTCACCTCGGCGGTGACCGATTCGCCGTGGACGGCCAGCAGGCGCTGCATCCGTTCCAGCCGCTGCTCCGGCTCGGTCGAGGCGTCAGGGGAGTCCCAGGCGACGAAGCGGCGTCGTCGTCCTGGGAGCGGGAAGGATTCCAGCACTCCGGAGGTCTCCAGGTGCACCACCGCGGTGCCCTGGTCCTGACGGTCGGAGACCTCGGCGTCGGTCATGAGGTACCGGTCCGGATAGGTGTGTGCCACCGGGTCTCGATAGACCAGCTCCCGGGAGCGGCCGCCGCCGGCGAGGACCACGAGCGGGGCGCGCCGGTCTCCGTGGCTGGTGCGCACCTCCACGTGTTGGGGTCGGGCGGAGAGTGCGGTGACCCGGATCCCGCGCCGCGGTTCCGGCGCCACCCGGGAGATCACGGCCTCGGTGGCGGCCTGCGGCAGGGTGGCGACGAAGGGGAACCGGGTGGAGAGGCGGTCGAAGCGCACGGTGCCCAGCAATCGGCCCTCGGATCGGGCCTCGCCGCGCCGCACGCGCACGGCGTGCTCCAGCAGCGCGGCCGTGAGTCCTGAGCGCTGCAGGGCGGCCAGCACCGGGGCGTGGATGCCGATCGCCCGGCTGTCGGACCCGGGCTCCTCGCGCGCCTCGAGGACCTCCACGCTGATGCCGCGGCGG
The nucleotide sequence above comes from Nesterenkonia halotolerans. Encoded proteins:
- a CDS encoding DUF2267 domain-containing protein, with amino-acid sequence MRHDEFLKNVSEKGGPSDREQADQLVKVVLEDLGKRLKGGEASDLAAQLPEELKAPLTSQTETETLDDVDDFLRRVAGQLGEDLGTEDALPQVQAVFSTLADSVSEGEIKDLRSQLPTGFAPLFA
- a CDS encoding UbiA family prenyltransferase: MTGAFIRVARGLWGSTHPGPTLVVTVLAAALSLAAGLSLGRIALLTLAVFAGQLSVGLSNDALDAGRDRAVGRTDKPIARGDISLRTGWIAAILALALALGLSAPLGLGMLAAHAIFLASAWSYNAGLKATPISILPFILGFGAFPAFATLAAPDPELAAPWALLAGGALGAAIHLTNVLPDLDDDARTGISGLPHRLGARPSAALAAAAVLIGAIAVTASAADGEILQGDLAQIPVISWVFFALEVAVVLVTLVLAVKGRSGRVLFRLVMLAALLLAAQLVAAGGSLAG
- a CDS encoding DoxX family protein; translated protein: MNTNQQAVAMAGLLSFTGALHFLYPAPFDSIVPPQLGNRRLITHASGLAELGTAVALMIPGTRRAGGLCTAALMLAVYPANIYSVKKYWHHPRARAVALARLPLQVPLVRTGWNIARA
- a CDS encoding FAD-dependent oxidoreductase; the encoded protein is MAEVIVIGAGPVGLLLAAELFRRGISVEVLEAREEPGSDSRAIGIHAPVLAALQRSGLTAALLEHAVRVRRGEARSEGRLLGTVRFDRLSTRFPFVATLPQAATEAVISRVAPEPRRGIRVTALSARPQHVEVRTSHGDRRAPLVVLAGGGRSRELVYRDPVAHTYPDRYLMTDAEVSDRQDQGTAVVHLETSGVLESFPLPGRRRRFVAWDSPDASTEPEQRLERMQRLLAVHGESVTAEVTGFGVRRFVAPQLRNGRLLVIGDAAHEVSPIGGQGMNLGLLDAATLAPLLTKWVNTGVAPEEGLQRWEQNRLRSARRAAHLAGLNTRLGRPVGPTVNTLRSGGLQLMLGPGTGRLFARAYAMGFDSAA